From Tachyglossus aculeatus isolate mTacAcu1 chromosome 12 unlocalized genomic scaffold, mTacAcu1.pri SUPER_6_unloc_1, whole genome shotgun sequence, the proteins below share one genomic window:
- the OIP5 gene encoding protein Mis18-beta, whose protein sequence is MAARRRLGLLFTEARRSPRPRAAGRRMEKRPAAAAATPANSGWDTQVVAGFPGVAPKSPEEAEPQEGAGAAAEEARCPLARAPALPWGLRPKDCVVFQCRGCHSVLGDSLHLCGEEAALLHVLVCSRVTDEVVLEESLLVGIEGVLTGSTYHPLFCRSCKLGLGFHLYSSSASLASWRGLFCLAKDKIVCYLLETRCMVEASEMTFPTVDISANIEKLRGEIVVMHGRLEALTERLGELAS, encoded by the exons ATGGCGGCGCGGCGCCGGCTGGGGCTGCTattcaccgaggcccggaggagcccccggccccgggccgcCGGGCGGAGGATGGAGAAGcggcccgccgccgccgcagcgACGCCCGCCAACAGCGGCTGGGACACGCAGGTGGTGGCGGGCTTCCCGGGAGTCGCCCCGAAGAGCCCCGAGGAGGCGGAGCcgcaggagggggcgggggcggcggcggaggaggcccGGTGCCCGCTTGCTCGCGCGCCCGCGCTGCCGTGGGGGCTGCGGCCGAAGGACTGCGTCGTGTTCCAGTGCCGCGGCTGCCACTCGGTCCTGGGGGACTCGCTGCACCTCTGCGGGGAGGAAGCCGCCCTCCTCCATGTCCTCGTTTGCTCCC GGGTAACGGATGAAGTCGTTCTGGAAGAATCCTTACTGGTTGGGATCGAAGGAGTGCTCACAGGCAG CACCTACCACCCCCTGTTCTGCCGCTCCTGTAAACTCGGGCTGGGATTCCACCTGTACTCTTCAAGCGCCTCCCTGGCTTCCTGGAGGGGTTTGTTCTGCCTCGCCAAGGACAAAATCGTGTG CTACCTCTTGGAAACCAGGTGCATGGTGGAAGCATCTGAGATGACCTTTCCTACCGTAGACATAAGCGCAAACATTGAAAAG CTGAGAGGAGAGATCGTGGTGATGCACGGTCGCTTAGAGGCACTGACGGAGAGGCTGGGGGAGTTGGCCTCctga